The Streptomyces sp. CC0208 genome window below encodes:
- a CDS encoding AAA domain-containing protein, producing the protein MTDNDRHALLVGVSTYDSETYADLPAVRADLHYMRAVLENTEIGMYNECALAAEPTRAQMLHAVETFLEARQPSETALLYFSGHGEYCEQDGQLYFLTRDTDPADLPGTAVPAEFLERMLQSCRAASKLVLLDCCSSGSVVQGWTAKGPSGDPDRPAPSTLLQPTGVYFITASDALQAASAMAPPGSGLGTSRFTGEIVEGLRNGRIKEGGWITPDDLFDYLTAQMTRDGVPEEQRPTKSTIRATRSLPFARSVARPVRLPALPHAVSGTVRHSPALLKARELADADERDGVDAQRLLRYYADCLTAQAAAGMRPDRDSGRNKKYFLLAQGEETIQSGRGPHIVAPGALPRPQEGRSGSDTEAGSRQEYWYGYPAITLPARDGGRGRRAAVELAPLLIQQMELAPDEEGRDVLRPSGVPSLHSGVVSELLDAGDAADLVARWQPAWQEGNDAQMLRAIRELLDELGLPELEPLDPSALSDRTVMQALRPGAHNAAVLLVPSGAEAMATQALVENLLQISTRTAQIPGTALDALLNGGARQDPTPAAVAANPVTPVAPGPCNESQERVISSAMTQPLTVATGPPGTGKSEVVTAVVTTCVAAGQSVLVASTNNEAVNVVAQRCDDIAPGLLMRTGNAEALEREAAKLELLLAEPAGATPRGSATVGGELRTTRGTADRLRAQAAHRVGEEGRLLELLHDREERAAALELPVPLLEGAWAADSDGVASLGRWAERARKTVGFRWWQLGAWRRGRALAALIAAEAELADGAGPAWPEWATGRPVPPALLESLAGLVSVERELRELVQGHGEWDEEGLRQARLATAEALSGLSAELSRALSAEALNRATSLMNQRLQALRRRSGYQRSQKNLMTHIKGWAVSTHSVRQLELAPKLFDLVVIDEASQCSVPAVLPLLFRARRALIIGDPMQLGHIPGVSPQQERQARVRAGLSAAQLEHHRLTYHVHSSYHAAEQHGDSALLLDEHYRCHPGIADVVNGHCYGGRLRVLTDVRRQVPAHDPVGAADPAPVLGWVDVPSGESARGGDGQSWRNAAEARAVRHVVDGLLAGLPPDATVGVVTPFRAQKETLAPMWRDDDRVRVGTVHTFQGGQRDVMVLSPVATHNTPDRTTHWVASQVNLWNVAVTRAKSQLITVGSRAFWQDQSGLPALLAARSAPLGAGDAGTTAEAGAPGPVAEAREDLADRLQQYLAGRGITDLERAVLVGGHSVDLLFTDAGENTAVLIDPGPRPGEDPARHLRLTHARGDLLTGLPSGGHGAKPCPVSRTVRVPAWRILAGDTALAPLFD; encoded by the coding sequence ATGACCGACAACGACCGGCACGCGCTGCTCGTCGGCGTCTCCACGTACGACAGCGAGACATACGCCGACCTCCCGGCCGTACGCGCCGATCTGCACTACATGCGGGCGGTGCTGGAGAACACCGAGATCGGCATGTACAACGAGTGCGCGCTGGCCGCGGAGCCGACGCGGGCGCAGATGCTGCACGCCGTCGAGACGTTCCTGGAGGCACGGCAGCCCAGTGAGACCGCGCTGCTCTACTTCAGCGGGCACGGCGAGTACTGCGAGCAGGACGGCCAGCTGTACTTCCTGACCCGGGACACCGACCCGGCCGACCTGCCGGGCACGGCCGTACCGGCGGAGTTTCTGGAGCGGATGCTCCAGTCCTGCCGGGCCGCCTCCAAACTGGTCCTGCTGGACTGCTGCTCCAGCGGGTCCGTCGTCCAGGGCTGGACCGCCAAGGGCCCGTCGGGGGACCCGGACCGGCCCGCGCCGAGCACCCTGCTGCAACCGACCGGCGTGTACTTCATCACCGCGTCCGACGCCCTCCAGGCGGCCTCCGCGATGGCGCCGCCCGGGTCGGGCCTCGGCACCTCCCGGTTCACCGGGGAGATCGTCGAGGGGCTGCGCAACGGCCGGATCAAGGAGGGCGGCTGGATCACCCCGGACGACCTCTTCGACTACCTCACCGCCCAGATGACCCGCGACGGCGTACCGGAGGAGCAGCGGCCCACCAAGTCCACGATCAGGGCGACCCGCAGCCTCCCCTTCGCCCGGTCGGTGGCACGACCGGTGCGGCTCCCCGCGCTCCCCCACGCCGTCTCCGGAACCGTCCGGCACTCCCCCGCGCTGCTCAAGGCCCGGGAGCTGGCCGACGCGGACGAGCGGGACGGCGTCGACGCGCAGCGGCTGCTGCGGTACTACGCCGACTGCCTCACCGCGCAGGCGGCGGCCGGGATGCGGCCGGACCGGGACAGCGGCCGGAACAAGAAGTACTTCCTGCTGGCCCAGGGCGAGGAGACCATCCAGTCGGGGCGCGGACCGCACATCGTCGCGCCCGGAGCGTTGCCCCGACCGCAGGAGGGGCGGAGCGGCTCGGACACCGAGGCGGGCTCGCGACAGGAGTACTGGTACGGCTATCCGGCGATCACGCTGCCCGCGCGGGACGGCGGCCGGGGGCGCCGCGCGGCGGTGGAGCTGGCGCCGCTGCTCATCCAGCAGATGGAGCTGGCACCGGACGAGGAGGGCCGGGACGTACTGCGGCCCAGCGGGGTGCCGTCCCTGCACAGCGGCGTCGTCTCGGAACTCCTGGACGCCGGCGACGCGGCCGACCTGGTGGCGCGCTGGCAACCGGCCTGGCAGGAGGGCAACGACGCCCAGATGCTGCGCGCCATCAGGGAGTTGCTGGACGAGCTGGGGCTGCCGGAACTCGAACCGCTGGACCCCTCCGCGCTGAGCGACCGCACGGTGATGCAGGCGCTGCGGCCCGGCGCGCACAACGCGGCCGTGCTGCTGGTGCCTTCGGGCGCGGAGGCCATGGCCACCCAGGCGCTGGTGGAGAACCTGCTCCAGATCTCGACACGGACCGCTCAGATCCCGGGCACCGCCCTGGACGCACTCCTGAACGGCGGGGCCCGGCAGGACCCGACCCCGGCCGCCGTCGCGGCGAACCCGGTGACACCGGTCGCTCCGGGGCCGTGCAACGAGAGCCAGGAGCGGGTGATCTCGTCGGCGATGACCCAACCGCTGACGGTGGCGACCGGACCGCCCGGCACGGGGAAGAGCGAGGTCGTCACGGCGGTCGTCACCACCTGTGTCGCCGCGGGGCAGTCGGTGCTGGTCGCCTCCACGAACAATGAGGCAGTGAACGTCGTCGCCCAGCGCTGCGACGACATCGCGCCCGGCCTGCTGATGCGGACGGGCAACGCGGAGGCGCTGGAGCGGGAGGCCGCCAAACTGGAACTGCTCCTCGCCGAACCGGCCGGGGCGACGCCACGCGGATCGGCCACCGTGGGCGGGGAACTGCGCACCACCCGGGGAACGGCCGACCGGTTGCGGGCACAGGCGGCCCATCGCGTCGGCGAGGAAGGACGGCTGCTGGAGCTGCTCCACGACCGGGAGGAGCGGGCCGCCGCCCTGGAGCTGCCCGTGCCCCTGCTCGAAGGGGCCTGGGCGGCGGACAGCGACGGCGTGGCATCGCTGGGCCGCTGGGCGGAGCGGGCGCGGAAGACCGTCGGCTTCCGCTGGTGGCAGCTCGGGGCATGGCGGCGCGGGCGGGCGCTCGCCGCTCTGATCGCGGCGGAAGCGGAGCTTGCGGACGGTGCCGGACCGGCATGGCCGGAGTGGGCGACGGGACGCCCCGTGCCGCCCGCACTGCTGGAGTCCCTGGCCGGGCTCGTGTCCGTGGAGCGGGAGCTACGGGAACTCGTCCAAGGGCACGGGGAATGGGACGAGGAAGGGCTCAGGCAGGCCCGGCTCGCGACGGCGGAAGCGCTGTCCGGGCTGTCGGCGGAACTGTCCCGCGCGCTGTCCGCCGAGGCGCTGAACCGGGCCACCTCGCTCATGAACCAGCGGCTCCAGGCGCTCCGCCGCCGCTCCGGCTACCAGCGCAGCCAGAAGAACCTGATGACGCACATCAAGGGATGGGCCGTCAGCACCCACTCGGTACGGCAACTGGAGCTCGCCCCGAAGCTGTTCGACCTCGTGGTCATCGACGAGGCCAGCCAGTGCTCCGTCCCGGCGGTGCTGCCGCTGCTGTTCCGGGCCCGTCGGGCACTGATCATCGGTGACCCCATGCAGCTCGGGCACATCCCCGGCGTGTCACCGCAGCAGGAGCGTCAGGCACGGGTACGGGCCGGGCTGAGCGCCGCGCAGTTGGAGCACCATCGCCTCACCTACCACGTGCACTCGTCCTACCACGCGGCCGAACAGCACGGCGACAGCGCGCTGCTCCTCGACGAGCACTACCGCTGCCACCCTGGCATCGCGGACGTCGTCAACGGCCACTGCTACGGCGGCCGGTTGCGGGTGCTGACCGACGTGCGGCGGCAGGTGCCGGCACACGACCCGGTGGGAGCGGCCGACCCGGCACCGGTGCTCGGCTGGGTCGACGTACCGTCCGGGGAGTCGGCGCGCGGCGGCGACGGGCAGTCCTGGCGGAACGCGGCGGAGGCGAGGGCCGTACGGCACGTGGTCGACGGGCTGCTGGCGGGACTTCCGCCGGACGCGACGGTGGGAGTGGTCACGCCGTTCCGCGCGCAGAAGGAGACGCTGGCCCCGATGTGGCGGGACGACGACCGCGTCCGGGTCGGCACCGTCCACACCTTCCAGGGCGGACAGCGGGACGTGATGGTGCTCAGCCCGGTGGCCACGCACAACACACCGGACCGGACGACCCACTGGGTCGCGAGCCAGGTCAACCTGTGGAACGTGGCGGTCACACGCGCCAAGTCGCAGCTGATCACGGTAGGAAGTCGCGCCTTCTGGCAGGACCAGAGCGGCCTGCCCGCCCTCCTCGCCGCGCGTTCGGCACCCCTGGGAGCGGGCGACGCGGGCACGACGGCCGAGGCAGGCGCCCCCGGCCCGGTGGCCGAGGCCCGCGAGGACCTCGCCGACCGCCTCCAGCAGTACCTGGCCGGACGGGGCATCACCGATCTGGAGCGGGCCGTTCTGGTGGGCGGCCACTCGGTGGACCTGCTGTTCACCGACGCCGGCGAGAACACGGCGGTGCTGATCGACCCCGGCCCGAGGCCAGGCGAAGACCCCGCGCGACACCTTCGGCTGACCCACGCGCGAGGCGACCTGCTCACCGGCCTGCCCTCCGGAGGCCACGGGGCGAAACCCTGCCCCGTGAGCCGGACGGTGCGGGTACCCGCCTGGCGGATCCTCGCGGGCGACACCGCGCTGGCACCGCTGTTCGACTGA
- a CDS encoding (2Fe-2S)-binding protein, translating into MSTELPESAVPPPTGAGESSPAPTRRTFIATSTAAGGAVVAGGVIAGTSLLDPEGATAAERPPSSRVSLTVNGTRRTVTVDNRTSLLDLLREHLGLTGSKKGCNAGACGACTVLVDGRRVNACLTLAVRLEGTEVTTIEGLAEGDQLHPLQQAFIEQDAFQCGYCTPGQILSGVGCIQEGHTGSPEEIREWMSGNICRCGCYVKIVRAVEQTAGRK; encoded by the coding sequence ATGTCCACTGAACTCCCCGAGTCTGCCGTTCCACCCCCCACCGGGGCCGGCGAGTCCTCCCCGGCGCCCACTCGGCGCACGTTCATCGCCACCAGCACCGCGGCCGGTGGTGCCGTCGTCGCGGGCGGCGTGATCGCAGGGACCTCGCTTCTCGACCCGGAGGGGGCGACGGCCGCCGAGCGGCCGCCCTCCAGCCGGGTCTCCCTGACGGTCAACGGCACCCGTCGGACCGTGACGGTCGACAACCGCACCTCACTCCTGGACCTGCTCCGCGAGCACCTCGGCCTCACCGGCTCGAAGAAGGGCTGCAACGCCGGGGCCTGCGGAGCGTGCACCGTGCTGGTCGACGGCCGGCGGGTCAACGCCTGTCTGACGCTCGCCGTCCGGCTGGAAGGCACCGAGGTCACCACGATCGAGGGCCTGGCCGAGGGCGATCAACTCCACCCGTTGCAGCAGGCGTTCATCGAGCAGGACGCCTTTCAGTGCGGCTACTGCACTCCCGGCCAGATCCTCTCCGGGGTCGGCTGCATCCAGGAGGGGCATACCGGTTCGCCGGAGGAGATCCGGGAGTGGATGAGCGGCAACATCTGCCGCTGCGGCTGCTACGTCAAGATCGTGCGCGCGGTCGAACAGACCGCGGGCCGGAAGTAA
- a CDS encoding MFS transporter has translation MPSASGTTPAKLPFVVWVLAAGTFLMGTTEFVVAGLLPELAADLGVDVSHAGLLITSFAIGMIIGAPAMAMATLRLPQRRTLVLALSVFCLGHLVAALSTSFTVVLSARVVTALATGAFWSVGFVVATTAAGPRNATRATGAMIGGLTLANVVGVPIGSFAGQFTGWRGPFWALAVLSGLAAVFIGRFIPAQGQRVEVSLRAEVRALRQGRLWLALGAAMLIMGGVLATYTYVTPLLTDRAGIPAGAVPLVLIAFGVGALGGTTTGGRLGDRRPMATTLTAAAATALVLLLMIPLSGNPVTATVLVFLMGLTGFTVNPVVTALAMRFAGDAPTLTSALTTSAFNTGIAAGSALAGTALDSSLGLTGPPLVGTVIAALTLLPLIGLAVSGTSHKGRIVAQSGAHTHARRDEPAQVPPQH, from the coding sequence ATGCCTTCCGCGTCCGGGACTACCCCCGCCAAGCTTCCCTTCGTCGTCTGGGTGCTCGCCGCCGGCACGTTCCTGATGGGGACCACCGAGTTCGTGGTCGCCGGTCTGCTGCCGGAGTTGGCCGCCGACCTCGGAGTCGACGTCTCCCACGCAGGGCTGCTGATCACCTCCTTCGCCATCGGCATGATCATCGGAGCGCCGGCCATGGCCATGGCGACGCTGCGCCTTCCTCAGCGTCGGACGCTCGTCCTGGCCCTGTCCGTGTTCTGCCTCGGACACCTGGTGGCCGCCCTGAGCACGTCCTTCACCGTCGTGCTCTCGGCCCGCGTCGTCACAGCCCTGGCCACCGGAGCGTTCTGGTCCGTCGGGTTCGTCGTCGCCACCACCGCTGCCGGGCCGCGCAACGCGACTCGCGCCACGGGCGCCATGATCGGCGGCCTGACCCTGGCCAACGTCGTCGGCGTGCCGATCGGCTCCTTCGCCGGCCAGTTCACCGGCTGGCGCGGCCCCTTCTGGGCCCTGGCCGTCCTCTCAGGGCTTGCCGCCGTGTTCATCGGCCGCTTCATCCCGGCCCAGGGACAGCGCGTCGAGGTGTCCCTCCGGGCCGAGGTCCGGGCGCTGAGGCAGGGCCGGCTGTGGCTGGCGCTCGGCGCCGCGATGCTGATCATGGGCGGTGTGCTGGCGACGTACACGTACGTCACCCCGTTGCTGACCGACCGCGCCGGTATCCCGGCAGGCGCGGTACCGCTCGTCCTCATCGCCTTCGGCGTCGGAGCCCTGGGCGGCACCACCACCGGAGGCCGCCTGGGCGACCGCCGGCCGATGGCCACCACTCTGACGGCCGCGGCCGCCACCGCCCTGGTCCTGCTCCTGATGATCCCGCTGTCCGGCAACCCGGTGACGGCCACCGTCCTCGTCTTCCTCATGGGCCTGACCGGCTTCACGGTCAACCCGGTCGTCACCGCCCTCGCCATGCGCTTCGCGGGCGACGCCCCCACCCTGACCTCGGCGCTGACCACCTCCGCCTTCAACACGGGGATCGCCGCCGGCTCGGCGCTCGCGGGTACGGCCCTGGACTCCTCCCTCGGCCTGACCGGCCCGCCCCTGGTCGGCACCGTCATCGCCGCCCTCACCCTGCTGCCCCTGATCGGCCTCGCCGTCTCCGGCACGTCCCACAAGGGGCGGATCGTGGCCCAGAGCGGTGCCCACACCCACGCTCGACGCGACGAACCCGCGCAGGTGCCGCCGCAGCACTGA
- a CDS encoding pyridoxal phosphate-dependent aminotransferase: MRISQRAQSVAPFYAMEFGKHAAALEAEGQHVVKLSLGEPDFGAPPAVLDALRGVVGSRPLSYTGALGLPELRLAVARFYGERHGVDVDPGRVVVTAGASAALVLGAAALVDPGDEVLIADPSYPCNRQIAESFGARVTLVPTSAGSRYQLDAASVRSYWTDRTRGIMIASPSNPTGTSVPADELAAICELARERDAWRIVDEIYLDLGDHDEHGRPPRSVLSYDEDAVVINSFSKYFGMTGWRLGWCVVPEALVPALERLAQNYMICASTPAQYAALACFTPESLAVCEDRRAEFGRRRALVLDGLAQIGLPVPVPPDGAFYIYFDVSGTGLTSWEFCGRALRQARVALTPGRDFGVGTADTHVRLSYAASADELREGIARLGKFLGTL, from the coding sequence ATGAGGATCTCGCAACGTGCCCAGTCCGTCGCGCCGTTCTACGCCATGGAGTTCGGCAAGCATGCCGCGGCGCTGGAGGCCGAGGGGCAGCACGTCGTCAAGCTCAGTCTGGGGGAGCCGGACTTCGGGGCGCCGCCGGCCGTGCTGGACGCGCTGCGGGGGGTCGTGGGGAGCAGGCCCCTGAGTTACACGGGGGCGCTCGGGCTGCCCGAACTGCGGCTGGCCGTAGCGCGGTTCTATGGTGAGCGGCACGGTGTCGACGTCGATCCGGGGCGGGTCGTCGTAACCGCCGGGGCGTCGGCCGCGCTGGTGCTGGGTGCCGCCGCGCTCGTCGATCCCGGGGACGAGGTGCTGATCGCCGACCCCTCGTACCCCTGCAACCGGCAGATCGCCGAGAGCTTCGGGGCGCGGGTCACGCTCGTGCCCACCAGCGCCGGGTCGCGGTACCAGCTGGACGCCGCCTCCGTGCGGTCGTACTGGACGGACCGCACCCGCGGGATCATGATCGCGAGCCCGTCCAACCCGACGGGCACCTCCGTCCCGGCCGACGAGCTGGCGGCCATCTGCGAGCTCGCCCGGGAGCGGGACGCCTGGCGGATCGTCGACGAGATCTACCTCGACCTCGGCGACCATGACGAGCACGGGCGGCCGCCGCGCAGTGTGCTGTCGTACGACGAGGACGCCGTGGTCATCAACAGCTTCTCGAAGTACTTCGGGATGACCGGCTGGCGGCTGGGCTGGTGTGTGGTGCCCGAGGCACTGGTGCCCGCGCTGGAGCGGCTGGCCCAGAACTACATGATCTGCGCCTCCACGCCCGCCCAGTACGCCGCGCTCGCCTGCTTCACGCCCGAGTCGCTCGCCGTGTGCGAGGACCGGCGGGCCGAGTTCGGGCGGCGGCGGGCGCTCGTCCTCGACGGTCTCGCGCAGATCGGGCTGCCGGTGCCCGTGCCGCCCGACGGGGCCTTCTACATCTACTTCGACGTCAGCGGCACCGGGCTCACCTCGTGGGAGTTCTGCGGACGGGCGCTGCGTCAGGCGCGGGTCGCGCTCACGCCGGGGCGGGACTTCGGGGTGGGCACCGCCGACACGCATGTACGGCTGTCCTACGCCGCCTCGGCCGACGAGCTGCGCGAGGGGATCGCGCGGCTCGGGAAGTTCCTCGGCACGCTGTGA
- a CDS encoding xanthine dehydrogenase family protein molybdopterin-binding subunit, translated as MSPQPQAAVGAPLSRVDGRLKVTGKAVYAAEHDIEGAVHAVLVDASIGRGRITSLDTAAAEKAAGVLRVISHRNAPKLPYRDNAGSNNPPGHRLRVFQDDRVLFHGQPVAVVVATTLEAAQHGASLVEVRYDGEQPSTDLTEAEPGEPANYARGDAEAGLRSAAVRLDLTYQLARNHHNPMEPHATVARWDGNKLTVWDKTQWVMGTRDELSAVFGLPAESVRVINPFVGGGFGSGLRCWPHTVVAALAARETGRPAMLVLSRRQMYFGTGFRPSYAYRLRLGSDRRGRLNAAIHDMDAETSSYETFVEATGAPGQMLYSMPNVSQAYRQVPLDVNTPIWMRGPGFATGSFVIESAMDELAHELGIDPIELRLRNEPDEDPSNDLPFSTRRLRECYTVGAREFGWHRRSPRPRGRREGDWLIGMGMAAGVYHSGSNAAEARVRLDADGTALVETAASDMGPGTYTSQTQVAADALGLTVRSVTFRLGDSLYPPTPPHGGSQTMASVGSAVLDGCDKVRRQAVKLAVEDRGSPLYGVAADDVVVRNGRLHVPGNPARGETYKSLLARNNRSHLEVRGSYGGPSRPGRHSISAYNATFAEVAVDATLGLVRVRRMLGVYDAGRVISPKLADSQAIGGMVGGIGQALLEHTVTDHRDGRIVNANLADYLVPVNADVPDVEAIYLNGEDHEADPLGVKGLGEVVLVGVAPAIANAVFNATGRRIRELPITAEALL; from the coding sequence ATGAGCCCTCAGCCGCAGGCAGCCGTGGGTGCGCCGCTGTCCCGGGTGGACGGCCGGCTCAAGGTCACGGGCAAGGCGGTGTACGCCGCCGAGCACGACATCGAGGGGGCGGTTCACGCCGTCCTCGTGGATGCGAGCATCGGGCGCGGCCGTATCACCTCCCTCGACACCGCTGCCGCCGAGAAGGCCGCGGGTGTGCTGCGGGTGATCAGCCATCGCAACGCGCCGAAGCTGCCGTACCGCGACAACGCAGGCTCCAACAACCCGCCCGGGCATCGGCTTCGGGTCTTCCAGGACGACCGGGTGCTCTTCCACGGACAGCCGGTCGCCGTCGTCGTGGCCACCACCCTGGAGGCCGCGCAACACGGCGCGAGCCTGGTCGAGGTCCGCTACGACGGCGAACAGCCGTCGACCGACCTCACCGAGGCTGAGCCGGGCGAGCCGGCGAACTATGCCCGCGGCGACGCGGAAGCCGGGCTGCGCTCAGCCGCCGTACGGCTGGACCTGACCTACCAACTGGCCCGCAACCACCACAATCCGATGGAGCCGCACGCCACCGTCGCCCGCTGGGACGGCAACAAGCTGACCGTCTGGGACAAGACCCAGTGGGTGATGGGCACGCGTGACGAACTCTCCGCCGTGTTCGGTCTGCCCGCGGAGTCGGTGCGCGTCATCAACCCGTTCGTCGGCGGAGGCTTCGGCAGTGGGCTGCGCTGCTGGCCGCACACGGTCGTGGCAGCCCTGGCCGCACGGGAGACGGGCCGTCCGGCCATGCTGGTGCTCAGCCGCCGGCAGATGTACTTCGGTACCGGCTTCCGGCCCTCCTACGCGTACCGGCTGCGCCTCGGCAGCGACCGGCGCGGGCGGTTGAACGCCGCGATCCACGACATGGACGCCGAGACCTCCTCGTACGAGACCTTTGTCGAAGCCACCGGGGCGCCGGGACAGATGCTCTACAGCATGCCGAACGTGAGCCAGGCGTACCGGCAGGTGCCCCTGGACGTGAACACCCCGATCTGGATGCGCGGGCCCGGCTTCGCCACGGGGTCCTTCGTGATCGAGTCGGCCATGGACGAGCTCGCGCACGAGCTCGGCATCGACCCGATCGAGCTGCGCCTGCGCAACGAACCGGACGAGGACCCGTCGAACGACCTGCCGTTCTCCACCCGCCGGCTGCGTGAGTGCTACACCGTGGGAGCGCGTGAGTTCGGCTGGCACCGCCGCTCGCCCCGGCCGCGTGGCCGGCGTGAGGGTGACTGGCTGATCGGCATGGGCATGGCCGCGGGCGTCTACCACTCGGGCAGCAACGCTGCCGAGGCGCGGGTCCGCCTGGACGCCGACGGCACCGCTCTGGTGGAGACCGCCGCCAGTGACATGGGGCCGGGCACCTACACCTCGCAGACTCAGGTGGCCGCCGACGCGCTCGGGTTGACCGTGCGCTCGGTGACCTTCCGGCTGGGAGATTCGCTCTATCCGCCGACTCCGCCCCATGGCGGCTCCCAGACCATGGCCAGCGTCGGCTCCGCCGTCCTGGACGGCTGCGACAAGGTCCGCAGGCAGGCGGTCAAGCTGGCCGTCGAGGACCGCGGGTCACCGTTGTACGGGGTGGCCGCCGACGACGTGGTGGTCCGCAACGGCCGACTGCACGTACCGGGCAACCCGGCGCGGGGGGAGACGTACAAGAGCCTGCTGGCCCGCAACAACCGCTCCCACCTGGAAGTACGTGGCTCCTACGGCGGCCCGTCCCGTCCCGGGCGGCACTCGATTTCCGCCTACAACGCCACCTTCGCCGAGGTCGCCGTCGACGCCACGCTGGGGCTGGTGCGGGTGCGGCGGATGCTCGGGGTGTACGACGCGGGCCGCGTCATCAGCCCCAAGCTCGCCGACAGCCAGGCCATCGGCGGCATGGTGGGCGGCATCGGCCAGGCCCTGCTCGAACACACGGTCACCGACCACCGCGACGGGCGGATCGTCAACGCGAACCTCGCCGACTACCTCGTCCCGGTGAACGCCGACGTCCCCGACGTCGAGGCGATCTATCTGAACGGCGAGGACCACGAGGCCGATCCGCTCGGCGTCAAGGGCCTCGGCGAGGTTGTCCTCGTCGGCGTGGCGCCGGCCATCGCGAACGCGGTGTTCAACGCCACCGGCCGCCGCATCCGCGAACTGCCCATCACTGCCGAGGCGTTGCTCTAG
- a CDS encoding xanthine dehydrogenase family protein subunit M: MHPFTYTRVSDTREAIDAGRRGGRYIAGGTTLVDLMRETVEHPAALVDISRLPLREITATERGGLRIGALVTMSEAAAHPEVRTLYPVVSEALELSASAQLRNMASIGGNIMQRTRCTYFRDVTADCNKRDPGSGCAARDGYNRAHAILGTSDSCVATHASDVAVAFAALEASVHLLGPGGERRVPFADFLLKPGDTPQREQAVRRGELITAVEISALPRPLRSGYLKVRDRQSYEFALTSAAVALHIKGGVIHEAKVAAGGVGTVPWKLPEVERHLVGRRPSDALWTTAAEKAAEGARPLAHNRFKVALLRRTVERQLRVVGGMK; this comes from the coding sequence ATGCATCCCTTCACCTACACCCGCGTCTCCGACACCCGTGAGGCCATCGACGCCGGCCGTCGCGGCGGGCGCTACATCGCCGGCGGCACCACGCTCGTCGACCTGATGCGCGAGACCGTCGAGCACCCCGCCGCCCTCGTCGACATCTCCCGTCTGCCGCTGCGCGAGATCACCGCCACCGAGCGGGGCGGGCTGCGCATCGGCGCCCTGGTGACCATGTCCGAGGCCGCAGCGCATCCCGAAGTGCGCACCCTGTACCCCGTCGTCTCCGAGGCGCTGGAGCTGAGCGCGTCGGCCCAGCTGCGCAACATGGCCAGCATCGGCGGCAACATCATGCAACGCACCCGGTGCACGTACTTCCGTGACGTGACCGCCGACTGCAACAAGCGGGATCCGGGATCCGGTTGTGCGGCCCGGGACGGCTACAACCGCGCGCACGCGATCCTGGGTACCTCCGACTCCTGCGTGGCCACCCACGCTTCCGACGTCGCCGTGGCATTCGCCGCCCTGGAGGCGAGCGTGCACCTACTGGGTCCCGGCGGGGAACGCCGGGTGCCCTTCGCCGACTTCCTGCTCAAGCCGGGTGACACCCCTCAGCGTGAACAGGCCGTCAGACGGGGCGAGTTGATTACGGCAGTGGAGATTTCGGCGCTTCCGCGTCCGCTGAGGTCGGGCTATCTGAAGGTGCGTGACCGGCAGTCGTACGAGTTCGCGCTCACCTCGGCGGCCGTCGCGCTGCACATCAAGGGCGGGGTGATCCACGAGGCGAAGGTCGCCGCCGGGGGAGTGGGCACGGTGCCCTGGAAGCTGCCCGAGGTCGAGCGGCACCTCGTCGGCCGACGCCCCTCGGACGCTCTGTGGACGACGGCCGCGGAGAAGGCGGCGGAGGGGGCGCGCCCGCTCGCGCACAACCGCTTCAAGGTCGCGCTGCTCAGGCGGACCGTCGAACGTCAGCTGCGCGTCGTAGGAGGTATGAAATGA
- a CDS encoding cupin domain-containing protein, which translates to MEFIKEQPSSKAPADWFTGDVWWDVIVAGHAPSRMRANLVRFSPGARTNWHSHALGQTLHVVSGIALIGTRDGTVFEAHPGETVACPPNEEHWHGALPDRFMEHIALWEGTGDSTPETDWAEPVTDHQYNGTRTRNQ; encoded by the coding sequence GTGGAATTCATCAAGGAACAGCCCAGCAGCAAGGCCCCGGCGGACTGGTTCACCGGCGACGTCTGGTGGGACGTCATCGTGGCCGGCCATGCCCCGTCCAGGATGCGCGCCAACCTGGTCCGCTTCTCACCGGGCGCCCGCACCAACTGGCACTCCCACGCCCTGGGCCAGACCCTGCACGTCGTTTCCGGCATCGCCCTGATCGGTACCCGGGACGGCACCGTCTTCGAGGCCCACCCCGGCGAGACCGTCGCCTGCCCGCCGAACGAGGAACACTGGCACGGCGCCCTCCCCGACCGGTTCATGGAGCACATCGCCCTGTGGGAGGGCACCGGCGACAGCACTCCCGAGACCGACTGGGCCGAGCCGGTGACCGACCACCAGTACAACGGCACCCGCACCCGCAACCAGTAG